In one Tessaracoccus palaemonis genomic region, the following are encoded:
- the sucC gene encoding ADP-forming succinate--CoA ligase subunit beta, giving the protein MDLLEYQARDMFERYNVPVLSGRTAATPEEAVAAYEQLGVELAVIKAQVRVGGRGKAGGVKLARGAESVAATAREILGLDIKGHSVELVMVSPGADIAEEFYFSILLDRASGGYLAMCSIEGGVEIETLAVERPEALVKVPLDPVEGVSPAVAKRIVTEAGFLPEDHARVAEVMVRLWDVFSGADATLVEVNPLIKTGSGSIIALDGKVTLDDNATFRHPDREQYKESSGDVDLERQARELGLGYVKLDGTVGIIGNGAGLVMSTLDVVAGAGEDLPGKPRPANFLDIGGGASAAVMANGLRIIMSDPQVRSVFVNVFGGITACSDVATGIVNALEILGDEAHLPIVVRLDGNSVEVGKAILAEANHPMITVKNTMDEAARTAARLASEGN; this is encoded by the coding sequence GTGGATCTTCTGGAGTATCAGGCGCGCGACATGTTCGAGCGTTACAACGTGCCGGTGTTGTCGGGCAGGACGGCCGCCACACCTGAGGAGGCGGTTGCCGCCTACGAACAGCTCGGCGTCGAGCTGGCCGTCATCAAGGCCCAGGTCCGGGTCGGCGGACGGGGAAAGGCGGGCGGCGTGAAGCTCGCCCGCGGAGCCGAGTCCGTGGCCGCCACGGCCCGCGAGATCCTGGGCCTGGACATCAAGGGCCACAGCGTCGAGCTCGTCATGGTCAGCCCCGGCGCCGACATCGCGGAGGAGTTCTACTTCTCGATCCTCCTGGATCGGGCGTCCGGTGGGTACCTGGCGATGTGCAGCATCGAGGGCGGCGTCGAGATCGAGACGCTGGCCGTCGAGCGGCCCGAGGCGCTCGTCAAGGTGCCGCTCGACCCGGTCGAGGGCGTCTCGCCCGCGGTCGCGAAGCGCATCGTGACCGAGGCGGGCTTCCTGCCCGAGGACCATGCCCGCGTGGCAGAGGTCATGGTCAGGCTGTGGGATGTGTTCTCCGGCGCCGACGCCACCCTGGTGGAGGTCAACCCGCTCATCAAGACCGGATCGGGCAGCATCATCGCGCTCGACGGGAAGGTGACGCTCGACGACAACGCCACCTTCCGACACCCCGACCGCGAGCAGTACAAGGAGAGCAGCGGCGACGTCGACCTCGAAAGACAGGCCCGCGAGCTGGGGTTGGGCTATGTCAAGCTCGACGGGACCGTCGGCATCATCGGCAATGGCGCGGGCCTCGTCATGAGCACCCTCGATGTCGTCGCGGGGGCGGGGGAGGACCTCCCCGGGAAGCCGCGACCCGCCAACTTCCTCGACATCGGCGGCGGCGCCTCCGCCGCCGTGATGGCCAACGGCCTGCGCATCATCATGAGCGACCCCCAGGTCAGGAGCGTCTTCGTCAACGTGTTCGGCGGAATCACGGCCTGCAGCGACGTCGCGACCGGCATCGTCAACGCTCTGGAGATCCTGGGCGACGAGGCCCACCTGCCGATCGTCGTGCGGCTCGACGGCAACTCCGTCGAGGTGGGCAAGGCCATCCTCGCCGAGGCGAATCACCCGATGATCACCGTCAAGAACACCAT